The Candidatus Binatus sp. DNA window CGGGAGCGCAGGCGCCGCATCGATGGAAGCTCGTTGCGGGCGGTGCGGCGCTGATCGCGATTTTTCTGATCTGGATCACGCCGATCGTGAACGAGAACTGGCTGCATGGCGCGGTCTATGGCTTCGGCTTCGTGCCCCGCGCGGAAATCTCGCAGCTTGCCGGCGCGTTGCGCGCCGTAAGCCACCCCGGCGACGACGTGATCGCGCCGTCGTTCGTATGCTTCGAGGCCGGACGCCGCGAATTGATCCGCTATCCTGAAACCTACGGCGTGTATCGCGAAGCGAAAGCCGAGTACGATCGCGACGGCTTCTTCGCCGCGCGCCGCCACCTTGGCGCGGCCGATTTTTTCCAGATCATCTCGGATACGCAGCACTTCTGGATTGAACAGATGCGCGACGCGATTGCGGGGGGAAAAGTCTCGGCCGTCATCAGCGATTCGCCGATTCAGATGTTCCCGCTGGTGCTGGTTCCTGAAGACTTTCTGTCGAGCAACGGCTTCCGCGTGGTCCTGACGACGGACCATTTCACGCTCTGGTCGCGAACGCCCGCGCCAAGGGTAACCCCTGCACCTTAGTATTAAGACAAGATGCGGGCGGAGTTTACGCTGAGTACTCGAATCAGAATAGATAAGAGGACCTGCGCGAAATCGTCAGGGCACAAGACCGCTGCGTGCGGCTTCGACGAGCCGCTGAAAAGGAAAGTCCGGAACCAGACCCCACTGATTTCGCATCTTTCCTATCAATGGGTCGAGGGGTCACCCCTCGCGCCCGTCAGGCCGGGTGCGGCGGGCGCCGGTTCGGATTAACCGGCGAAAGTGGACAGGTAACTGGCTATCAGCAGGGCTCCGACCGTGAATGCCGCTCCCAAGACAACGAATGCAGCCATACTAACCATACTGCTGTTCATCGCTGACTCCCCTGGCGGAAAGCCGCTGACAGGCCGAGCTCTCCGCGATTTCGGAGATGACTGGTAAACCAGCTAACGCGACGGTGACACGTAGTCAAGATGGGATGATGGCAGGGCGCGAATTTGCATAAAGATGCGCGAATTTGCGTGTAGGATGGTCAGCGGCGCGAAACCATGGGGGCCCGGTTAGACACTGCGATTGCAAGCGGTCTGGCGTTCGTGAGAAGGAGAAGCGAAGTTATGAGAATGAAGCGCGCTCGGGTTGGGGCATTCACCGCAGGCGTTCTCGCGCTGCTGATGTCCGCAGCGTACGCGCCGGCAGCGAGAGCGGATTCCACGACCGCTGCGGGCGATGAGATTCGCGCCGAGCTGGAGAAGTGGACGCGAGACTTCAATTCCGGTGACGCATCAGAGGTTTGCTCGCTGTTTGCGCCGGATTTGATTTCAAATTATCGGGGGGAGCCCGAAGACACCTATACTTCTCTGTGCGCCAATTTGCAGATGGCGTTGGCGGACACGGCGAAGACATATCACTATGACCTGGAGATCAAGGAAATAATCGTCTCGGGCGATCTCGCCGTTGTAAGGCTCGTTTGGACTCTGAAGGTGCGCCCGAAAAACGGACCCGAGGAGACAAAACGGGAACTTGGCTTGGATATATTCCGGCGCCAACCGGACGGCAGCTGGAAGATAGCGCGTTACATGGCCTACGAGGCACCCTACCCCTAGGGGGCAGTTCGGTCGAGCGAACGGTACTGAATCGCCTCGCTGACATGGTGGGCGGCGATCGAGGCGGCGCCGTCGAGATCGGCGATGGTGCGCGAGACTTTGAGGATTCGGGTGTAGGCTCGCGCGCTCAGGCCGAGGCGGTTGATGGCAAGCTCGAGCAGGCGCTCGCCGCCGGACTCGATTTGGCAATGGAGACGGAGATCGCTCGCGCGCATCTGCGCGTTGCAGAAAAACGGCATCCCCTTGAAACGAACGAGCTGCGCCTCGCGCGCGCGATTAACGCGCTCGCGAATGGCGATCGACGGCTCCCGCGCGACGCGATCGGTCAGGTCCTTGTACTTCACCGCGGGCACTTCGATGTGGATGTCGATGCGGTCGAGCAGCGGGCCCGAGATGCGCGAGCGATAGCGCTGAATCACGATTGGCGAGCATGAGCATTCGTGCTGCGGATCGGTGTAAAAGCCGCACGGGCATCCCCGCGTTGCC harbors:
- a CDS encoding YybH family protein; amino-acid sequence: MRMKRARVGAFTAGVLALLMSAAYAPAARADSTTAAGDEIRAELEKWTRDFNSGDASEVCSLFAPDLISNYRGEPEDTYTSLCANLQMALADTAKTYHYDLEIKEIIVSGDLAVVRLVWTLKVRPKNGPEETKRELGLDIFRRQPDGSWKIARYMAYEAPYP
- a CDS encoding ATP-binding protein, which codes for MATRGCPCGFYTDPQHECSCSPIVIQRYRSRISGPLLDRIDIHIEVPAVKYKDLTDRVAREPSIAIRERVNRAREAQLVRFKGMPFFCNAQMRASDLRLHCQIESGGERLLELAINRLGLSARAYTRILKVSRTIADLDGAASIAAHHVSEAIQYRSLDRTAP